From a single Kitasatospora sp. NBC_00458 genomic region:
- the soxR gene encoding redox-sensitive transcriptional activator SoxR — protein MTPTPPTPPAAGTTPAAGGTPAAGATRRPGDLLSVGEVARRSGVAPSAVRFYEEQGLIVSERSAGNQRRYHRHVLRRLSLVLVAKRLGIPLAEVAEVFEGLPADRMPDKRDWERISRRWAALLTARRREIERLEQELTGCIGCGCLSLRRCRVLNPQDSLGTDGPGPRRLLDDEFDPDEPDDPDEPDKPDEQARPAGQPGPEA, from the coding sequence GTGACCCCCACGCCTCCCACGCCCCCTGCGGCCGGCACGACGCCCGCGGCCGGAGGCACACCCGCGGCCGGCGCGACCCGGCGGCCGGGCGACCTGCTGAGCGTGGGCGAGGTGGCCCGCCGGAGCGGCGTGGCGCCCTCCGCCGTGCGGTTCTACGAGGAGCAGGGGCTGATCGTCTCCGAGCGGTCCGCCGGCAACCAGCGGCGCTACCACCGGCACGTGCTGCGCCGGCTCTCGCTGGTCCTGGTCGCCAAACGGCTCGGCATCCCGCTGGCCGAGGTCGCCGAGGTGTTCGAGGGCCTGCCCGCCGACCGGATGCCGGACAAGCGCGACTGGGAGCGGATCTCCCGCCGCTGGGCGGCGCTGCTCACGGCCCGGCGGCGCGAGATCGAGCGGCTGGAGCAGGAGCTGACGGGCTGCATCGGCTGCGGCTGCCTCTCGCTGCGCCGCTGCCGGGTGCTCAACCCGCAGGACTCGCTCGGCACCGACGGTCCGGGCCCGCGCCGTCTGCTGGACGACGAGTTCGACCCCGACGAGCCCGATGACCCCGACGAGCCTGACAAGCCCGACGAACAGGCCCGGCCGGCCGGGCAGCCCGGGCCGGAAGCGTAG
- a CDS encoding ABC transporter ATP-binding protein: MTEPLLSVRDLVKTFPGRRSRTGRPGPLVRAVDGVSFDVGAGETLGLVGESGCGKSTTGRMVVRLIDPTSGTVKFDGTEIGGLSQNQLRPHRRDLQMVFQDPYSSLNPRQTVARIISEPLLVQGSGAADARKRAAELMELVGLIPEHLDRYPHEFSGGQAQRIGIARSLATSPRLVVADEPVSALDVSIQAQVVNLMEQLQKELGLAYIFIAHDLSVVKRVCDRVAVMYLGRIVEIGDKQQVYGNPAHPYTKALLSAVPLPDPAAERARERIVLLGDPPSPAAPPPGCTFHPRCPKAQEICRTERPLLQIAGAGGREAACHFPEN; the protein is encoded by the coding sequence ATGACCGAGCCCCTGCTGTCCGTCCGGGACCTCGTCAAGACGTTCCCCGGACGGCGCTCCCGCACCGGACGGCCCGGTCCGCTGGTCCGCGCCGTCGACGGCGTCAGCTTCGACGTCGGCGCCGGTGAGACCCTCGGCCTGGTCGGCGAGTCCGGCTGCGGCAAGTCCACCACCGGGCGCATGGTCGTCCGGCTGATCGACCCGACCTCCGGCACCGTCAAGTTCGACGGCACCGAGATCGGCGGCCTGAGCCAGAACCAGCTGCGCCCGCACCGGCGGGACCTGCAGATGGTGTTCCAGGACCCGTACTCCTCGCTCAACCCCCGGCAGACGGTGGCCCGGATCATCTCCGAGCCGCTGCTGGTCCAGGGCTCCGGCGCGGCCGACGCGCGCAAGCGCGCCGCCGAGCTGATGGAGCTCGTCGGGCTGATCCCCGAACACCTGGACCGCTACCCGCACGAGTTCTCCGGCGGCCAGGCGCAGCGGATCGGCATCGCCCGCTCGCTGGCCACCTCGCCCCGGCTGGTCGTCGCCGACGAGCCGGTCTCCGCCCTGGACGTCTCCATCCAGGCCCAGGTCGTCAACCTGATGGAGCAGCTCCAGAAGGAGCTGGGGCTGGCGTACATCTTCATCGCGCACGACCTCTCGGTGGTCAAGCGGGTCTGCGACCGGGTCGCGGTGATGTACCTCGGCCGGATCGTCGAGATCGGCGACAAGCAGCAGGTCTACGGCAACCCGGCGCACCCGTACACGAAGGCGCTGCTCTCCGCCGTCCCGCTGCCGGACCCGGCCGCGGAACGGGCGCGCGAGCGGATCGTGCTGCTCGGCGACCCGCCGAGCCCGGCCGCCCCGCCGCCCGGGTGCACCTTCCACCCGCGCTGCCCGAAGGCCCAGGAGATCTGCCGGACCGAGCGTCCGCTGCTGCAGATCGCCGGTGCCGGCGGGCGCGAGGCGGCTTGCCACTTCCCGGAGAACTGA
- a CDS encoding ABC transporter ATP-binding protein: MTVLLEVDDLRVSFNTPRGTVRAVDGISFAVEAGKTLGLVGESGSGKSVTSLAVMGLHRGAAVTGSIRLNGQELNGLGEKELGTVRGRRIAMIFQDPLSSLHPFYTVGEQIAEHYRVHFKANRKAGRERAIEMLAEVGIPEPARRVDEYPHQFSGGMRQRVMIAMALACEPELLIADEPTTALDVTVQAQILDLIARIQQERGLGVVMITHDLGVVARVAHEVMVMYGGRAAEQAPVDRLFGAPAHPYTRGLLDSLPRLDDTDDAPLRAIPGSPPSLIAPAPGCSFAPRCARTTAATAEEHARCLAERPAFGPLAPGHQAACHLPLVPEGVLG; the protein is encoded by the coding sequence ATGACCGTCCTTCTGGAGGTCGACGACCTCAGGGTCTCCTTCAACACCCCGCGCGGTACCGTCCGCGCCGTCGACGGCATCTCCTTCGCCGTCGAGGCCGGGAAGACCCTCGGCCTGGTCGGCGAGTCCGGCAGCGGGAAGTCCGTCACCTCGCTCGCCGTCATGGGCCTGCACCGCGGCGCCGCCGTCACCGGCTCCATCCGGCTGAACGGCCAGGAGCTCAACGGCCTCGGGGAGAAGGAGCTCGGCACCGTCCGGGGCCGGCGGATCGCCATGATCTTCCAGGACCCGCTGTCCAGCCTGCACCCCTTCTACACCGTCGGGGAGCAGATCGCCGAGCACTACCGGGTGCACTTCAAGGCCAACCGCAAGGCCGGCCGCGAGCGCGCGATCGAGATGCTGGCCGAGGTCGGCATCCCCGAGCCGGCCCGCCGGGTCGACGAGTACCCGCACCAGTTCTCCGGCGGCATGCGCCAGCGCGTGATGATCGCCATGGCACTCGCCTGCGAACCGGAACTGCTGATCGCCGACGAGCCCACCACGGCGCTCGACGTCACCGTCCAGGCCCAGATCCTCGATCTGATCGCCCGGATCCAGCAGGAGCGCGGCCTCGGCGTCGTGATGATCACCCACGACCTCGGCGTCGTCGCCCGGGTCGCCCACGAGGTTATGGTCATGTACGGCGGCCGGGCCGCCGAACAGGCCCCCGTCGACCGGCTGTTCGGCGCCCCCGCGCACCCGTACACCCGCGGACTGCTCGACTCGCTGCCCCGCCTCGACGACACCGACGACGCACCGCTGCGGGCGATCCCCGGCAGCCCGCCGTCGCTGATCGCCCCCGCCCCCGGCTGCTCCTTCGCCCCGCGCTGCGCCCGCACCACCGCCGCCACCGCCGAGGAACACGCCCGCTGCCTGGCCGAACGCCCGGCCTTCGGGCCGCTCGCCCCCGGCCACCAAGCCGCCTGCCACCTGCCGCTGGTGCCGGAAGGAGTCCTCGGATGA
- a CDS encoding ABC transporter permease, with protein sequence MILFLGRRLIGVAGILLTICAITFTIFYLLPNDPAAAACGKTCSPERLAEVKAAMGLDAPIWEQFGSYLAGIVAGRDYGSGPSAVHCGFPCLGYSYEYSLPVWDLLVDRLPVSVSLALGASVLWLALGLGAGVTSALRKGSLADRALMVLSVGTASLPVYFTSIMLIWGVVRTMGLLPYPAYHAFTDGPLEWASNLLLPWIALALLNAAMYARQSRNSMIETMAEPYIRTARAKGLPARTVTVKHGLRSGMTPILTIFGMDLGGLLAGAVITESIFGLPGVGRLFYDGLLRSDQPIILGVTLLAAFFIVVANLLVDVLYAYVDPRVRY encoded by the coding sequence GTGATCCTCTTCCTCGGCCGACGGCTGATCGGCGTGGCCGGCATCCTGCTGACCATCTGCGCCATCACCTTCACCATCTTCTACCTGCTGCCCAACGACCCGGCGGCGGCCGCCTGCGGCAAGACCTGCAGCCCCGAGCGGCTCGCCGAGGTCAAGGCCGCGATGGGCCTCGACGCGCCGATCTGGGAACAGTTCGGCTCCTACCTCGCCGGCATCGTGGCCGGCCGCGACTACGGCAGCGGCCCGAGCGCCGTGCACTGCGGATTCCCCTGTCTCGGCTACTCCTACGAGTACTCGCTGCCGGTCTGGGACCTGCTCGTCGACCGCCTGCCGGTCTCCGTCTCGCTCGCCCTCGGCGCGTCCGTGCTCTGGCTGGCCCTCGGCCTCGGTGCCGGTGTCACCTCGGCGCTGCGCAAGGGCAGCCTCGCCGACCGCGCCCTGATGGTGCTCTCGGTCGGCACCGCCTCGCTGCCGGTCTACTTCACCTCGATCATGCTGATCTGGGGCGTCGTCCGGACCATGGGCCTGCTGCCCTACCCGGCGTACCACGCGTTCACCGACGGCCCGCTCGAATGGGCCTCCAACCTGCTGCTGCCGTGGATCGCCCTGGCCCTGCTCAACGCGGCCATGTACGCCCGGCAGAGCCGCAACTCGATGATCGAGACCATGGCCGAGCCGTACATCCGCACGGCCCGCGCCAAGGGGCTCCCGGCCCGGACCGTCACCGTCAAGCACGGGCTGCGCTCCGGCATGACGCCGATCCTCACCATCTTCGGCATGGACCTCGGCGGCCTGCTGGCCGGCGCCGTCATCACCGAGTCGATCTTCGGCCTGCCCGGCGTCGGACGCCTCTTCTACGACGGCCTGCTCCGCTCCGACCAGCCCATCATCCTCGGCGTCACCCTGCTCGCGGCCTTCTTCATCGTCGTCGCGAACCTGCTGGTCGACGTGCTCTACGCCTACGTCGACCCGAGAGTGAGGTACTGA
- a CDS encoding ABC transporter permease, with product MSSTSTEPAAAPVAAAGPAKAGRGPWRLVWDQLWARGAARFGLITVGVLVLLAALAGPLSALGGWSPEEFDKRAIDPYMGGVPIGDFGGIGARHWFGVEPVTGRDLFARVLHGGQVSLIIAFTATALVVAAGTLAGIAAGYFGGRVDTVLSRLMDLTMSFPSLIFMIAMMSVAKDVNRILLMTVVIGLFGWPGIARVVRGQTLSLKHREYVEAAKVGGARSWRILTREILPNVSGPIIAYTTLLIPGMIATEAALSYLGVGVRPPTASWGQMIAESIVHYEIDPTYFLIPTAFLFIAVLAFTLLGDALRDILDPRGGRS from the coding sequence ATGAGTAGTACTTCCACTGAGCCCGCCGCCGCGCCCGTCGCGGCGGCGGGCCCCGCGAAGGCCGGGCGCGGGCCCTGGCGGCTGGTCTGGGACCAGCTCTGGGCCCGCGGCGCGGCCAGGTTCGGCCTGATCACGGTCGGCGTCCTGGTGCTGCTGGCCGCCCTGGCCGGCCCGCTGAGCGCCCTCGGCGGCTGGTCCCCCGAGGAGTTCGACAAGCGGGCCATCGACCCGTACATGGGCGGCGTGCCGATCGGCGACTTCGGCGGCATCGGCGCCCGGCACTGGTTCGGCGTCGAGCCGGTCACCGGCCGCGACCTGTTCGCCCGGGTCCTGCACGGCGGCCAGGTCTCGCTGATCATCGCCTTCACCGCCACCGCCCTGGTCGTGGCCGCCGGCACCCTCGCCGGCATCGCCGCCGGCTACTTCGGCGGCCGCGTCGACACCGTGCTGTCCCGGCTGATGGACCTCACGATGTCGTTCCCCTCGCTGATCTTCATGATCGCGATGATGTCGGTGGCCAAGGACGTCAACCGGATCCTGCTGATGACCGTCGTGATCGGCCTGTTCGGCTGGCCCGGCATCGCCCGCGTGGTCCGCGGCCAGACCCTCTCGCTCAAGCACCGCGAGTACGTCGAGGCCGCCAAGGTGGGCGGCGCGCGCTCCTGGCGCATCCTCACCCGGGAGATCCTGCCGAACGTCTCCGGCCCGATCATCGCGTACACCACGCTGCTGATCCCCGGCATGATCGCCACCGAGGCCGCACTCTCCTACCTCGGCGTCGGCGTCCGCCCGCCCACGGCCTCCTGGGGCCAGATGATCGCCGAGTCCATCGTCCACTACGAGATCGACCCGACGTACTTCCTGATCCCGACGGCCTTCCTCTTCATCGCCGTACTCGCCTTCACCCTCCTCGGTGACGCGCTGCGGGACATCCTCGACCCCCGGGGAGGCCGGTCGTGA